A stretch of DNA from Nitrososphaerota archaeon:
ACTGAGGCCGCGACACCGAAAACAGCTAGTATTGAGCCCCAGTAGCGAAAGTTACTCTCATTCCTTCTTTTAAGAAACAGGCCGAGTAAAAACATAAGCAGGCCTTGGCCAAGATCTGAAAACATCATCCCATAGAAAATTGGGAAGAAGAACGCGATAATGGGTGTAGGGTCAACCTCAGAGTACTTTGGCGAGCCGAGTGACAGAGTCACATGCTCAAACAACTTGATTGTCCTGGGATTCTTTAGCAGTGTAGGGACATAAGGTGGAGCCCCATGTTTAGCAACACGCTCAGCGAAGAGCAGCGTATCTTTGAATCGCTCTCGGAATCTAATTAGCTCGTTCTCAGGGAGATAACCCTCGATCTCGGCGAACCAGCGGAGATCAACTCTTCCCCTGATCCTCCTCAGGACTGAAAAGATTCTAAGAGTTAGTTCTTTGTATACCTCTAGGTGCCGTATATCATCTGTGGTCAACGTGGTCTCGGCGCGGCGACCCCTATACACCGCAACTTCATTCTCTATCTTACCTAACAAATCGTCTAACCCATGGGCTCTCAGCACCACCTCTTCCTCTTCTTCCTTAGACGCTGGCTCGGGCGTCTCTAATCTGGGGTGGGCTGCCTCTTGCTGTTGTTGCTCCTCGGCTTTAGGTTCACTGATAATCTGGTTGATGTTACTATACAGCTCATGTGCCTTGGACTTCAGTAGTGCGAGGTCGTAGAATTCGGTCAGCTCCGGATCGTCAGAGGGATGGAACTTACCGAAGATGCAGAGACGCACGACAATGCTGTTAAGCTCTGAGCGCGGGATGATCATTGTGACCTTCACTAGTTTGAAGACAGCCATTCGCTTAATCACCTACGCCTAAGCAGAAAGGCATCTACGGGCTATCTGACAACCAGGACTGCACAGTGAGCATGGGTGACCACTCCAGTTGCCACACTTCCCATTAGAATCTTCTTTGAGTTAGATCTGCCTTTAGTTCCAGTCACGATGAGGTCTACATTATTCATCTCCGCGAAGGTTGTTATAGACTCAACTATTGATGTGGCATCAACTAGAACTTCAACCTTCGCTTTAACCCCGGCCTTTCGGGCCAGATACTCAACCTCACCTAACCACCTCTGAGACTGCTTTCTCGCACTTTCATAGTAGTTGGCCACCAGTCTATCTTCATCAGATATCTGTGAAGACAAGCTGTACGGTGGCTTCGGAATCACGTGGATAGCAATAACCTCTGACTGCTCCGACTTGGCGATCCTCAAGGCATGTCCAAGCGCCTTGAAGGACACTTCAGACCCGTCAACTGCCACGAGAATCTTCCGCGCAAAAACTTCGCTCAAAGCCCTTTCCCCGCTTCGAGCAAGATCCGCGGAGTCCTTCAACATTGTCATTCGCGATACAAACAGGTGGACATTAACTTAAGTGTTGAGCTTCCCACTTAATAATCACCTGCAGCTAAAACACATTTAGAGGAGACATCTCACAAGAGGCTGGCGTGGAACGCGCTTACTGGTGCTTCAAACTCTTTAACAGTGTTAAGGAGAAGCATGAGGTTGACTTCGCGGAGCTCGAGCTCTCAAGCCTCTTCGGTGAAGTGAAACGAATCAGGAACTTCTACGACACTCTATCGCAAACTCCCTTCGCAAACTTCACCAAGAAAACAAGGATTCAAGACTACCTAACGCATGAGCTTCCGTATGGCGAGTGTGTCGGCTTCTACGCTGAAACTAACAAGTGGCCTAAAGTCGACAAACTTGTTCGGCGGCTCGCTTACATCCGGGAATTTTTTGTCGCAGTCGAACAGGATAATGCTGAAAACATTTTGAAAAAGGCTTTTCCAACCGGCGAGCTAGGCAAGAATGTTCAACTCTTCAAGGAAGGCGGGCTGACGCTTTTCCGCTTCACCACAAACCAGTACTTCTTGGAAAAAACTCAGTACGTCTCGAAGCTAAGTAGAGATGAGCAGGAGGTTGACAGTAACGTTGAGACGCTCCTTACGTTCCTAACTAAGCAGATCAACCGCATCCCTGCATCCTCAACAATGCAGGTTGGGAAACGACTCGAAGATTATTTCGCTACGAGAGAGGAGCCCTCGCTTCACCTAACACACTACATGCATCCGTACAAAGGGAAGTTCCATCCCAAAATGGTTCGTGCCCTCCTCAACTACGTTCACCCTGAGGATGGAGGCGTCGTGATGGACAACTTTGCTGGCTGCGGCACTCTTCTCGTGGAAGCAACTTGGATGGGGCTAGACAGCAGAGGAGTTGAAATTAACCCACTCTCCGCATTAATGTCAAACGTAAAATGCAACTCTCTAAACCTTGATCCGGCAGCTCTGAAAAAGGAAATACACGTACTTCTCCAAACTCTGCGTAACATCACTCCGGCAGACGACGGATCAGTCTCACCTAGAAAACAGCCCATCACAGCGAAGTATGACGCAAATATCCTGAGACGCAGGCAGGATGCGATTCCAAAGAAGGTCCTGAAAATGTTCTCTGACCCTGAAGTGATCAACAGCATCCTTCTAGCCAGACAACTAATCGAGCAAATCAAAGATCAGGATACACGTAACTTCCTGATAATAGGGCTAAGCGGCACCATATCAGATATGCTTCGCCGCCGAAATAGCGACTTTCTCACAGTGCTAGAGGACAGACTAGTAGACATATACCTCCGAATATACATTTTCTACAAACTTAATGCGGTGCTCAAGATCAAGCTCGGCACTTCCGAGACACTCATCGGTGACACTCGGGACATGAGCGGGAGCTGTTATCGACTGAACGGGAAACCGGTTAAAATCGACGATGGCGAGATCAAGGCTATTGTCAACTCCCCCCCATATAGCACCGCGCTTGACTACATCCGGAACGATTACCCACAGCTCACAATTCTCGGACTCGCAGATATTGAACAGCTGGAAAAGAAGATGATGGGCAACCCAAATGCCCGCGTCTATCCTAGCGATCTCTTACAGGAAATCCAGCGGGGAAACCAAGACTATCAGATACTTCCAGAGAACGCTAAGAAAATTGTCAACGCGCTTCTGGAGGCTGAGCGGAAGAAGGAGGCTCTCCGCACCTACCGCTTCTTCAAAGATATGCGAAAAACCCTCCAAGAGATGTATCGAGTGCTCGAAACCGACTGCAAGGCCGTTATCATCATCGGAAACAACCACTACAAGCTTAACGGCAAATATGTCGAGGTGAGAAACGACGAGATAATCAAGCAGATGGGTACTCAAATTGGATTTAGGGAGAATAAACTAATCAGAAGAGAGCTAGAGAAATCAATGGCTGGAATGATACGTTACGAATCCATCCTAATACTTCAGAAATCCACCTAACGAGTCCGTCAGCATCGGTAATGCGTTAAAACTATGCGGATGATGCGTAATCAGGCGATCCAGTGCGAGAGAGACCGTGTCTCCAGCATAGAATCCATCCGTTACGCAGGGAGAGTAGGGTTAATATAATGCCCAACACGCTGGTTAAACACATGTCCGAAATTATTCAACTTAAAACTGAGCAGAACCTTCTTTGCGACGATTGCTCCAATCCCATTCCCTCTGGTCCAGTCTGGTTCTGCCCATATTGTCTCGCTAACCTCTGCGACGAATGTGATGAAACGCACGATTGCGACGTGTAAAACCGGCTTCTAAATACGCTTGATTTAGATTAACCACGTTGCTTTTAGCTAGCCTGCCAGATAAAAACGTAAAAATGAATCCTGATAGAGACTCTTGTATTTGCTCGACTTTTTCTGGTATTTTACTGTCCTGCTAAGGCCTTTATTCCTAGATACTTGGCTGAGCCGCCGAGATTCTCTTCGATCCTTAGAAGTTGGTTGTACTTCGCTGTTCTTTCGGCGCGAGCAGGTGCTCCGGTCTTGATTTGCCCAGTTCCAATCGCTACTGCAAGATCAGCGATGGTTGTGTCCTCGGTTTCGCCTGAGCGGTGGCTCACAACAACTCTGTAATTGTTTCGGAAGCAGAGTTTAGCCGCCTCTATCGCTTCGGTGAGAGTTCCGATCTGATTCACCTTTAGAAGCAATGCATTAGCGGCACCTTGATCGATTCCGCGCTGAAGCCTCTTAACATTGGTTACGAAGATATCGTCTCCGACTATCTGAACGGTTTTACCAATCTCCTTAGTCATTGCGGAGAAGCCGGCGAAATCATCTTCCTGCAGAGGATCTTCAATCGACTTTACCGGGTACTCTTCAACCAGCTCCTTGTACAGTGCGATAAGTTTTCCTGAGTCAAGCCTGTCACCATCAATCCTGTATGTCTTGCTTTTCTCATCGTAGAACTCTGAGGCTGCGGCATCCATACCAAGCACAACATCGACACCTATCTCATAGCCTGCCATATTCACCGCTTTTGCGAGCGCTTCAAAAGCTTCTCTTACCGTCTTCATCGGAGGCGCAAATCCCCCTTCATCCCCGACGTTAATTGCTCCTCTACCATACTTCTCTGTGAGGAATTTTTTCAGATTTTGGTAAACCTCAGCCCCGATTCTCAACGCTTCACTAAACCGATCAGCTCCCACAGGCAAAATCATGAATTCTTGGATGCTCAGATCACTTCCAGCATGCTTCCCACCGTTAATCACATTCATCATCGGCACCGGCAGGATTCGAGCGTTGTCTCCACCTAGGTATTTGTAAAGTGGTTCACCTAACCCGTTCGCAGCTGCCTTTGCTGCGGCTAACGATACTCCGAGGATCGCGTTGGCTCCGAGGTTCGTCTTGTTAGGTGTCCCGTCAAGCTTAATCATTAACCTGTCAATCTCTTGCTGTTTCGTCACTTCGAGTCCCACTACCTTCGGTCCGATTACCTCAGAGACGTTTCTAACAGCCTTCAAAACGCCCTTTCCATTGTACCTTGTTTTATCACCATCTCTAAGCTCTAGCGCTTCATGAGTGCCTGTCGAGGCGCCTGAAGGAACATCAGCTCTTCCGTTACTCCTCCCAGTTTGAATATCGACCTCGACGCTTGGGTTGCCTCTGGAATCTAGGATCTCCCTAGCGACGACTCTTCTTATCCGTAGATCATCAGATGCCATTACAATCCTCCTCTACATCAAGTTCATAGGATTTAAAGTAAACTCATACAAATAATTAACAGCACGTCAGGCTTACCATAAGAGTTCTGTCCAGTCGCTTTTTAACTGTGTTCGGTGCTTCTGCAATAAATAACCTTGGAGGATTGAGCAGAACCACTACGACCGCTGCTGGTGCATATGCTAATGTACGGATTATCGACGGATTAAAAAATAAAAAGAGGGGCGTCGGGTGATGCCAGTGCCTCTGTAATGCTTGTTGTCTTTTCTTTTAGCTAGTGGGCTCAGTCGCTACCTCGACTTCATCCTCTTCTGTCACGAACTCGCTGTAATCTTCCTCTGCCTTCCCACGGACTGATTCTGCAGTTACGTCTTCCATGATTTCTTTAACTTCTCCTGTTGTTGGTTCCTGAGCAAGTATTTCTTTAGCCCGCGATAAGAGGGCTCTTGGTCTGTTCGCCCAGACGCCGTAGAGCTTTCCGCAAGTGGAGCATCTGACCCCTCGGTCTGTGTAATAGAGAACTTCGCCTCCACATGAGCAGGGTCCAAACACTCCCTTGCTATGGATGCTCTCGATGATGCGAATAGTCTTAGGTCGCATTTTCTCTCATGCTAAGATAACATATGTTATATTTAACTATTTGTAAGTACTCAATGCCTGAACCAAAGGGAAAATCTTTCAAACAACCACAATCCCAAATGAGGCGAGCAGAACAAATGGCCGAACCCACAACTACAACCACAAAATCTACTGAAACCACCATCTGTATTTCTCACAGAAAGGATGCAGACGGGTTATCATCAGCTGCCCTGATCAAGATGGCTACCGGTTCAGAAATCATCTTGGCCGACTATGGCGACCTAGTGGAGACGCTATGCAAAGTTAACAGCTGTAACCATCTCTATATCTGCGACCTAGGCATGAATGAGCATCTTGCGGCACCATTTGTTAAAGAACTTGAACGAATCCGCATGTTCGCGGTAATACACTACATCGATCACCACCCGCTTGACTCTAAAGTGAAGGACACGCTTACAAGCTTGGGCGTAGATCTAACGCACTCACTGGATGAATGCACCTCTGTCCTAACCTACATCAAATTCAAGGATCAATTGAAAGGTGGAGCCGCAATCATCGCCGCCTACGGCGCAGTCACCGATTATGCGGATAATCAACCAGTAGCCAAGCAAATTATTGCGCTTCACGACAGACAGTTTGTCCTACTTGAAGCCACACTACTCACCTACGCCCTGATCGGTGCGGCTGCGGCAGTTGACGAGGC
This window harbors:
- the eno gene encoding phosphopyruvate hydratase; translation: MASDDLRIRRVVAREILDSRGNPSVEVDIQTGRSNGRADVPSGASTGTHEALELRDGDKTRYNGKGVLKAVRNVSEVIGPKVVGLEVTKQQEIDRLMIKLDGTPNKTNLGANAILGVSLAAAKAAANGLGEPLYKYLGGDNARILPVPMMNVINGGKHAGSDLSIQEFMILPVGADRFSEALRIGAEVYQNLKKFLTEKYGRGAINVGDEGGFAPPMKTVREAFEALAKAVNMAGYEIGVDVVLGMDAAASEFYDEKSKTYRIDGDRLDSGKLIALYKELVEEYPVKSIEDPLQEDDFAGFSAMTKEIGKTVQIVGDDIFVTNVKRLQRGIDQGAANALLLKVNQIGTLTEAIEAAKLCFRNNYRVVVSHRSGETEDTTIADLAVAIGTGQIKTGAPARAERTAKYNQLLRIEENLGGSAKYLGIKALAGQ
- a CDS encoding DHHA1 domain-containing protein codes for the protein MAEPTTTTTKSTETTICISHRKDADGLSSAALIKMATGSEIILADYGDLVETLCKVNSCNHLYICDLGMNEHLAAPFVKELERIRMFAVIHYIDHHPLDSKVKDTLTSLGVDLTHSLDECTSVLTYIKFKDQLKGGAAIIAAYGAVTDYADNQPVAKQIIALHDRQFVLLEATLLTYALIGAAAAVDEADIRSRVVAGLSENKFPHQIEGITEAAKKGLEATAQLMLEVAKKGTKGNQIAYMEVKEGSTGTVANLLVGAFEVPVGIAYRYMKDEDVYEVSLRGSYQSQYDLGKIVSEVTGMVGGSGGGHKKASGARIPSGVLKEFIDLVEFEIDKVTAPDHRGFARRSTP
- a CDS encoding universal stress protein, translating into MLKDSADLARSGERALSEVFARKILVAVDGSEVSFKALGHALRIAKSEQSEVIAIHVIPKPPYSLSSQISDEDRLVANYYESARKQSQRWLGEVEYLARKAGVKAKVEVLVDATSIVESITTFAEMNNVDLIVTGTKGRSNSKKILMGSVATGVVTHAHCAVLVVR